A genomic segment from Bos mutus isolate GX-2022 chromosome 14, NWIPB_WYAK_1.1, whole genome shotgun sequence encodes:
- the LOC102283396 gene encoding protein PET100 homolog, mitochondrial codes for MGVKLEVFRMTIYLTFPVAMFWIANQAEWFEDYVTQRKRELWPPEKEDQRGELEEFEERIRKQREEKLLRAAQQSP; via the coding sequence ATGGGGGTGAAGCTTGAGGTGTTTCGGATGACCATCTACCTCACCTTCCCTGTGGCTATGTTCTGGATTGCCAATCAGGCCGAGTGGTTTGAGGACTATGTCACACAGCGCAAGAGGGAGCTGTGGCCCCCTGAGAAGGAGGACCAGCGCGGGGAGCTAGAAGAATTCGAAGAGAGGATACGGAAGCAGCGGGAGGAGAAACTCCTTCGTGCTGCCCAGCAGAGCCCCTGA